One genomic region from Leptospira tipperaryensis encodes:
- a CDS encoding ABC transporter substrate-binding protein: MDRFSLLNTSLPFFAGILVLSLLFSGCNRREEDPEELILSIPSDPISLDPLFSTDLSSRTLGKFLYPFLFQKTSDGNPGYQLVESFQLKGSGEVRSLQLKLGSHLLTNGEELRAQQVKESLDRLVNTPGPRKNQYSFLKETNVIGEKEIELKISGGLRQAVDALSLPPSAIVCCKQNESDSLEAESFETLEKNNTSSVPKAGRYVLKEWKKNNYVLLEKNPYDKGDLPKKIRLRILASASTGVFLFSKGRMDLMRLPNFLLKNPNLKKENLYFRKGSGVQYIAIQSKEPCFDLNFRKAINVVIDPNLVIQKLLEGNADPTFGSVPPGSISDTMKQEILNKNPEIVSISGHTKKIAIEYLKKSSCYPQILEREIDFRMRGDEENSANGLALVGFLKEIGLKVKIRPMEKAILYKENAEGKGDLTLLFWYADLPGAWNFIDPLFSGKDKGNGGNRAHYENSELETLFARARKSDSLNLESETSKALQILLKEYPWVYLWSPYETFLLSEKAKRYSNLAEFL, encoded by the coding sequence TTGGACAGGTTTAGTCTTTTGAATACTTCTCTACCCTTTTTTGCAGGAATCCTTGTTTTGTCCCTTCTTTTTTCCGGTTGTAATCGGAGAGAAGAAGATCCGGAAGAATTGATTCTTTCCATTCCTTCGGATCCTATCAGCTTGGATCCGTTATTTTCCACGGATTTGTCTTCGAGAACGCTCGGCAAATTCTTATATCCTTTTTTATTTCAAAAAACTTCGGACGGAAATCCGGGTTATCAACTCGTGGAATCCTTTCAGTTGAAAGGTTCCGGAGAAGTTCGTTCGCTACAACTCAAACTCGGATCACATCTTCTCACAAACGGAGAAGAATTAAGAGCACAACAAGTCAAAGAATCTTTAGATCGACTTGTAAACACGCCAGGTCCGAGGAAAAATCAATATTCTTTTTTGAAAGAGACAAATGTGATCGGAGAAAAAGAAATCGAGCTGAAGATCAGCGGCGGACTCAGACAAGCGGTCGATGCTCTATCCTTACCTCCATCCGCGATCGTATGTTGTAAACAAAACGAATCCGATTCTCTCGAGGCAGAATCCTTTGAAACATTAGAAAAAAATAATACTTCCTCCGTTCCAAAAGCGGGTCGGTATGTTTTGAAAGAATGGAAAAAGAACAACTATGTTCTTTTGGAAAAAAATCCTTACGACAAAGGAGATCTTCCCAAAAAGATTCGTCTGAGAATTTTGGCCTCGGCGTCGACCGGTGTGTTTTTATTTTCCAAGGGAAGAATGGACCTGATGCGTCTTCCCAATTTTCTACTCAAAAATCCGAATCTAAAAAAAGAGAATTTATATTTTAGAAAAGGATCGGGGGTCCAATACATCGCGATTCAATCCAAGGAACCGTGTTTTGATCTCAATTTTAGAAAGGCGATCAATGTAGTGATCGATCCGAATCTTGTGATTCAAAAATTGCTCGAAGGAAATGCGGATCCAACCTTCGGTTCCGTTCCTCCGGGAAGCATTTCCGATACGATGAAACAGGAAATTCTAAATAAGAATCCGGAGATCGTTTCGATTTCGGGTCATACAAAAAAAATCGCGATCGAGTATCTCAAAAAATCATCTTGTTATCCGCAAATTTTAGAAAGAGAAATCGATTTTAGAATGCGGGGCGACGAGGAGAACAGCGCAAACGGATTGGCCTTGGTTGGATTTTTAAAAGAGATCGGGTTGAAGGTTAAAATTCGTCCGATGGAAAAAGCGATTCTTTATAAGGAGAACGCGGAGGGCAAAGGGGACCTAACGTTGCTTTTTTGGTACGCCGATCTTCCGGGAGCTTGGAACTTTATAGATCCTTTATTTTCCGGAAAAGACAAGGGCAACGGTGGCAATCGCGCTCACTATGAAAATTCCGAGCTGGAGACGTTATTTGCCAGAGCGAGGAAATCCGATTCTTTGAATTTAGAATCGGAAACCTCGAAGGCGTTGCAGATTCTTCTGAAAGAATATCCTTGGGTTTATCTCTGGTCTCCCTATGAAACCTTTCTGCTTTCCGAAAAAGCAAAACGATATTCTAATTTGGCGGAATTTCTTTAA
- a CDS encoding transglycosylase domain-containing protein, which yields MASGNEKLFSIFHSLKEGIQNLFLFSKAHWKQILRYGGIAALAVSSFLIGGSYVVWLTKKDEVVSNLDKFKNEVTNYYEVNQIRPIRILDRNGKLIGEFSRRKFKPIRTDNLAEHGNIVWALLSSEDREFYNHHGINYTALLRALIINLTTFQKQGGSTLTQQLAKLTLDLGARNIFNKITEFYCTFYLESQFDKNTILAMYLNRIFLGEGNTGVEEASRYYFNKAAAELTPEEAAMLVGIIPAPSNYNPVRSLKTALKRQKLVLVPMADNAQLNPNPSKVGKNFSNLIESNIKKFKAIYKIEITKDGEKEFYSSDIARYGFDKDFTVNLAPDFNYGIRQHILDTFSEIDIETRGMNVYTTLDYEKQDAAEKSLREGIESVRKKLTEIKAAYQKKDNSEEARTQQSIIDNMNGSLISINPSNGYIEAMVGSYKISNIFRLNRAVSTLRQPGSTIKALVYTIAFENRIITPSSKVMDEEINIRGYSPKNWYKGYKGEITARVAFAQSINTVAVKLLNEFGVGDFLEKISMILDIDKATLEKRFQPNLSLALGSGELSPMELALIYATIANSGKKVTPIQILRITDFEGSEMFSTPLKGPEDAIQILDPVACAETMNLLEAVLSEQGTMKLRLKEENSFPMGGKTGTVQSPKEARKKWGSRKGVRDAWFAGVNPDLVTTVWIGNDVGAPFEGSGSAISGNIWFRYVNYIASNIGFSDTLIKPFNGDFVKVDVCGDTGSLLHSSVPCAHPLYGQYYYIGEQPGPPSGATNVTPETTIQEGSPVIGERKTPPPQAEEGDEDSVELELPEVKEIPPN from the coding sequence ATGGCATCCGGTAACGAGAAATTATTTTCCATTTTTCATTCGCTTAAGGAGGGTATTCAAAACCTCTTCCTCTTTTCAAAGGCTCACTGGAAACAAATTCTAAGATACGGTGGAATCGCCGCGCTCGCCGTAAGCTCCTTTTTGATCGGCGGCTCTTACGTGGTCTGGTTGACAAAAAAAGACGAGGTCGTTTCCAATCTCGATAAGTTTAAGAATGAAGTCACAAACTACTACGAGGTAAACCAGATTCGTCCGATCCGAATCTTAGATCGCAACGGAAAATTGATCGGAGAATTTTCCAGAAGAAAGTTCAAACCGATCCGTACGGACAATCTCGCCGAACACGGAAATATCGTTTGGGCCCTTCTCTCTTCCGAAGATCGAGAATTTTACAACCACCACGGAATCAATTACACCGCGCTCTTAAGAGCCTTGATCATCAATCTCACCACGTTTCAAAAACAGGGAGGTTCCACTCTTACGCAGCAATTAGCAAAACTCACACTCGATCTCGGCGCGAGAAATATCTTCAATAAGATTACGGAATTCTACTGTACCTTTTATCTAGAAAGCCAATTTGATAAAAATACGATTCTTGCGATGTATCTCAATCGAATCTTTTTGGGAGAAGGCAACACGGGAGTGGAAGAAGCGAGCCGTTATTATTTTAACAAGGCGGCGGCCGAACTCACTCCGGAAGAAGCTGCGATGCTCGTAGGAATCATTCCCGCTCCTTCCAATTACAATCCGGTTCGAAGTCTCAAAACCGCGCTAAAAAGACAAAAGTTGGTTTTGGTTCCGATGGCGGATAACGCACAATTAAATCCAAATCCTTCCAAAGTAGGAAAGAATTTTTCAAATCTTATAGAATCCAATATCAAGAAGTTTAAAGCAATTTATAAAATCGAAATCACAAAAGACGGAGAAAAAGAATTCTATTCATCCGATATCGCAAGATATGGATTCGATAAGGATTTTACCGTAAACCTCGCCCCCGATTTCAACTACGGAATTCGTCAACACATCCTGGATACTTTTTCTGAAATCGATATCGAAACAAGGGGAATGAACGTCTACACAACCCTCGATTACGAAAAGCAGGACGCCGCCGAAAAATCTCTGAGAGAAGGAATCGAATCCGTTCGTAAGAAGTTAACCGAAATCAAAGCCGCCTATCAAAAAAAGGATAACTCGGAAGAAGCGAGAACCCAACAATCCATCATAGATAACATGAACGGCTCTCTCATCTCAATCAATCCGAGCAACGGTTACATCGAAGCCATGGTAGGTAGTTACAAGATTTCTAATATATTCAGACTCAACCGCGCGGTCTCGACGCTCAGGCAACCGGGTTCTACGATAAAAGCGCTTGTATATACGATCGCGTTTGAAAATCGAATCATCACTCCTTCGTCCAAGGTTATGGACGAAGAGATCAACATCCGAGGATATTCTCCTAAAAACTGGTATAAAGGTTATAAGGGCGAGATCACCGCGAGGGTCGCTTTCGCACAGTCCATCAATACGGTAGCGGTTAAATTGTTAAACGAATTCGGAGTGGGAGACTTTTTAGAAAAGATCTCCATGATTCTCGATATCGATAAGGCGACTTTGGAAAAAAGATTTCAGCCGAATCTTTCTCTCGCTCTCGGTTCGGGAGAATTGTCTCCGATGGAACTCGCACTCATCTACGCGACCATTGCCAACAGCGGTAAAAAGGTAACACCGATTCAAATTTTAAGAATCACGGACTTTGAAGGAAGTGAAATGTTTTCTACTCCTCTCAAAGGACCTGAAGACGCGATTCAGATTTTAGATCCGGTCGCTTGTGCCGAAACGATGAATCTTTTAGAAGCGGTCTTAAGCGAACAAGGAACAATGAAGCTCAGGCTCAAAGAAGAAAATTCTTTTCCGATGGGGGGAAAAACGGGAACGGTTCAATCTCCGAAGGAAGCGCGTAAAAAATGGGGATCGCGCAAAGGAGTTAGGGACGCTTGGTTCGCGGGAGTCAATCCGGACTTAGTCACCACGGTCTGGATCGGAAACGACGTAGGTGCACCTTTTGAAGGCTCGGGTTCCGCGATCAGCGGAAATATTTGGTTTCGTTACGTGAATTATATCGCGAGCAATATCGGATTTTCCGACACGTTGATCAAACCGTTTAACGGTGATTTTGTGAAAGTCGATGTATGCGGAGATACGGGCTCGCTTCTTCATTCTTCCGTTCCTTGTGCTCACCCTCTTTACGGACAATACTATTACATCGGAGAACAACCCGGACCTCCTTCGGGTGCGACTAACGTCACTCCGGAAACGACAATACAAGAAGGCAGTCCCGTTATCGGCGAAAGAAAAACTCCTCCTCCACAAGCGGAAGAAGGTGACGAAGATTCCGTGGAACTCGAACTTCCGGAAGTTAAAGAAATTCCGCCAAATTAG
- a CDS encoding helix-hairpin-helix domain-containing protein, giving the protein MSKKEYSKSNVEYMEQSDILKEFQTLPGVGKSIAMDYWNLGFRSLDEIKSKDPEKLYVQICEYHGGHVDRCMLYVFRCVHYALNTKQPNSEKLKWWNWKDSIKSQKFKR; this is encoded by the coding sequence ATGAGCAAAAAAGAATATTCAAAATCCAATGTGGAATATATGGAGCAATCCGATATTCTCAAGGAATTTCAGACGCTTCCCGGAGTGGGAAAGTCGATCGCGATGGATTATTGGAATCTCGGATTCCGGAGTTTGGATGAAATCAAATCAAAAGATCCTGAAAAACTGTACGTTCAAATTTGCGAATATCACGGAGGACACGTCGATCGTTGTATGCTCTATGTTTTCCGCTGCGTCCACTACGCTCTCAACACGAAACAACCGAATTCAGAAAAACTAAAATGGTGGAACTGGAAAGATTCAATCAAATCTCAAAAGTTCAAACGATAG
- the lpxK gene encoding tetraacyldisaccharide 4'-kinase, with protein MKSFTVFSLIQVLLFPILYAFSFLYRGIFLLDQKLTPKKKLPGAFVISVGNLSMGGTGKTPFSIFLAKTIHREFPDKKIILLSRGYGSTGTKDGLRVTQQSSPREAGDEPLLLKKHLPFAEVWIGSDRYSSYLRFREELGIQEETIVILDDGFQHHVLERDMDIVLLDSSKIHTERFLIPAGNLREPFSALSRADWIVFSKYEPSVERVVQNVQKKFSKGILRFSLEPDKLLSPNLKLDSTKLLYGKRVYAFTAIGNPEVFFSMIRSFHPVELLTRSFRDHHSYTMEDENELMSISKAYDFVICTEKDLVKISEPPENLKILILESKLDKEDKLISSLKNQIV; from the coding sequence ATGAAGTCTTTTACCGTTTTTTCCCTAATCCAAGTCCTTCTATTTCCGATCCTCTACGCGTTTTCATTTCTTTATCGTGGAATTTTTCTTCTCGATCAAAAATTAACTCCGAAGAAAAAACTTCCCGGTGCCTTTGTGATCAGCGTCGGAAACCTTTCGATGGGAGGAACCGGCAAAACCCCATTCTCCATATTTCTCGCTAAAACGATTCACAGAGAATTTCCTGATAAGAAAATCATTCTTCTTTCCAGAGGTTACGGTTCTACGGGAACCAAAGACGGACTTCGAGTCACGCAACAATCCAGCCCGAGAGAAGCGGGAGACGAACCACTACTCTTAAAAAAACATCTTCCTTTCGCCGAGGTCTGGATCGGAAGCGATCGTTATTCTTCTTATCTTCGTTTTAGAGAAGAATTGGGAATACAAGAAGAAACGATTGTGATCTTGGACGACGGCTTTCAACATCACGTTTTGGAAAGAGATATGGACATCGTGCTTTTGGATTCGAGCAAGATTCACACCGAACGATTTTTAATCCCCGCGGGAAATCTGCGGGAACCGTTCTCGGCGCTTTCCAGAGCGGACTGGATCGTGTTTTCAAAATACGAACCTTCCGTGGAAAGAGTCGTGCAGAACGTGCAAAAAAAATTCTCAAAAGGAATCCTGCGATTTTCCTTGGAACCGGACAAACTCCTATCTCCGAATTTGAAATTGGATTCCACAAAACTTTTATACGGCAAAAGAGTGTATGCGTTCACCGCGATTGGGAATCCGGAAGTTTTCTTTTCTATGATTCGCAGCTTTCATCCGGTTGAATTGTTAACACGATCTTTTCGCGATCATCATTCTTATACGATGGAAGACGAAAACGAACTCATGTCGATTTCGAAAGCCTATGACTTCGTTATCTGCACTGAAAAAGATTTGGTAAAAATTTCGGAACCTCCGGAGAATCTAAAAATTCTTATCTTAGAAAGTAAGCTGGACAAAGAAGACAAACTCATCTCATCCCTTAAGAATCAAATCGTCTAA
- a CDS encoding LA_0442/LA_0875 N-terminal domain-containing protein has product MKKIISLALTVFLFANLSLGSETILLKSGDKLEGAIVAQDKESVTFKLADGTTKVFSKSVIRKISFGKIVESPSIKKESQVSDQEKKIKEEKELAEKQKQDAEKLKSKEDKLKKREEELSKAKRHYFEGSFGVGSGESQSELRPFFQTVQYAALLFSSGGQAELQFTPYKSKNHSSTTRLFYAWNRFTFEIRGTEAKGNLDVSGLQTLSFGGGSGGSSSTSEKAANIILGNGTTKFQKVSSRVGFTPYPHPILDLQILGGIERIWTKTIEEVDSVGNITATGINPTRVSYRETNSPFKGYSFGIGFEWKFLERFTFQGQILRLDMQGPSSFRSNEFRMESPPFKFSQFGLDYQWKSTGTEVNLKFSAKVKGDLSLFVEASNLTLKNKLQSGYITENEGGGNSDPSQLVLKVFAPQILIPILLDSKTVLTYVQVGANYRLNF; this is encoded by the coding sequence ATGAAAAAAATTATTTCCTTAGCCTTAACAGTGTTTCTTTTTGCAAATTTATCTCTCGGTAGCGAAACGATTCTCCTCAAATCCGGAGACAAGTTAGAAGGTGCGATCGTAGCTCAAGATAAAGAATCCGTAACTTTCAAACTCGCAGACGGAACCACAAAGGTTTTTTCGAAGTCTGTGATTCGAAAAATTTCTTTTGGAAAGATCGTCGAATCTCCTTCCATAAAAAAAGAATCTCAGGTTTCCGATCAGGAAAAGAAAATCAAAGAGGAAAAGGAACTCGCGGAAAAACAAAAACAGGACGCAGAGAAACTCAAATCCAAAGAAGACAAACTCAAAAAAAGAGAGGAAGAACTCTCAAAGGCGAAGCGACATTATTTTGAAGGTTCCTTCGGGGTCGGAAGCGGGGAAAGTCAATCGGAGCTTCGTCCTTTCTTTCAGACCGTTCAATACGCGGCGCTTCTTTTTAGCAGCGGCGGTCAGGCCGAACTTCAATTCACTCCATACAAAAGTAAAAACCATAGCTCTACAACGCGTCTATTCTACGCCTGGAACCGTTTTACATTCGAGATCCGAGGAACAGAGGCCAAAGGAAATTTAGACGTCAGCGGATTGCAAACTCTCTCATTTGGAGGCGGCAGTGGAGGTTCGTCCTCGACTTCGGAAAAGGCCGCAAATATCATTCTCGGAAACGGAACCACGAAGTTTCAGAAGGTTTCTTCCAGAGTCGGTTTCACACCATATCCGCATCCGATTTTGGATCTTCAAATTCTGGGAGGGATCGAAAGAATCTGGACCAAGACGATAGAAGAAGTGGATAGTGTCGGAAATATCACAGCGACGGGAATCAATCCAACTCGTGTGAGTTATCGTGAAACGAATTCTCCGTTCAAAGGTTATAGTTTTGGAATCGGGTTTGAATGGAAGTTTTTAGAAAGATTCACCTTTCAAGGACAGATTCTTAGATTGGATATGCAAGGCCCGTCCTCGTTTCGAAGCAATGAATTTCGGATGGAGTCCCCTCCTTTTAAATTCTCGCAATTCGGTTTAGACTATCAGTGGAAATCCACGGGAACCGAAGTTAATCTCAAGTTTTCAGCGAAGGTAAAAGGTGATTTGAGTTTATTCGTGGAAGCGAGCAATCTTACTCTCAAAAACAAATTACAATCCGGTTATATTACGGAAAATGAAGGCGGAGGAAATTCGGATCCGTCTCAATTGGTGCTCAAGGTTTTTGCGCCTCAAATCTTAATTCCGATTTTATTAGATTCAAAAACGGTTCTGACTTACGTTCAGGTCGGAGCGAACTATCGTTTGAACTTTTGA
- a CDS encoding OmpA family protein: MRSKLRSILPLILSFPFLTGLQAEDKIFTGKILQFGKLLSTENAFIPIESNEITAELSKLNDKTVRILCNMKGSTCNPIRYEIYPFLNSGEIKPWTIKKIPDYVNHNIFAFNPNASPDGKHLFWTAYIKRGKSGTQKIWYSKLDERGFWEDGKEMGSPLNNEMPSAVISALPGGNELFVFGTFGEKELLDELGKEFESKGEAAARSSKNSNEYRKKIEELRNEYDDKSRQITRRVPLYKSFKEKESWSKPSILKFPDFYNLYRKKNDSSQEVFGGSTLSSSGRILIYSSQHKDAKGKLDLYVSKMLSDGTFPLGMNLGEVINSEHEEMAPFLASDDRTLYFSSDGHKGLSIYMTKRIGEGWDQWTKPTEVSENLKGVNFFSIPANSDWAYISKEGQLFMAYLPKEMRPDKVVVINGKVVDTDGNPLSADIHYESLKSHEKIGSAKSDPSNGNFSIVLPFGENYGFYAQKKGYLPVSQNLNLSSKKKIPENVEVVLQLPPIRERGTIQINNLFFETKSFQIAQESVPELDRLAEIVKENPEIEIQIEGHTDNVGKKKDNLLLSEKRALAVAEYLSKKHSIPMERIQTRGFGDSVPLNKNDSDEDRKKNRRVNFTILKKK; this comes from the coding sequence ATGCGTTCAAAACTTCGATCCATTCTTCCTTTGATCCTAAGTTTTCCCTTCCTAACTGGCCTTCAGGCTGAAGATAAAATCTTTACGGGAAAGATTCTGCAGTTTGGAAAATTATTGAGCACGGAGAATGCATTCATTCCGATCGAATCGAACGAAATTACAGCCGAACTTTCCAAACTCAACGATAAGACCGTTCGGATTCTTTGCAACATGAAAGGTTCCACGTGCAATCCGATTCGATACGAAATCTATCCCTTTCTCAACTCGGGCGAGATCAAACCATGGACGATCAAAAAAATTCCTGACTACGTAAATCATAATATTTTCGCGTTCAATCCGAACGCTTCTCCCGATGGAAAACATCTTTTTTGGACCGCTTATATCAAACGGGGCAAGTCCGGAACTCAGAAGATCTGGTATTCCAAACTGGACGAAAGAGGATTTTGGGAAGACGGAAAAGAAATGGGTTCTCCTCTGAACAACGAGATGCCTTCCGCTGTGATCTCCGCGCTTCCCGGAGGAAACGAATTATTCGTCTTCGGAACGTTTGGTGAAAAAGAATTGTTGGACGAACTCGGTAAAGAATTCGAATCCAAAGGAGAAGCGGCCGCGCGTTCTTCCAAAAACTCAAACGAATACAGAAAAAAAATCGAAGAACTCAGAAACGAATACGACGACAAGTCGAGACAGATCACAAGAAGAGTTCCTCTTTATAAGAGTTTTAAAGAAAAAGAATCTTGGTCGAAGCCTAGTATATTAAAATTTCCTGATTTTTATAATTTATATAGAAAGAAAAACGATTCGAGCCAGGAAGTTTTCGGCGGCTCCACACTTTCTTCTTCGGGAAGAATTTTGATCTATTCTTCGCAACACAAAGACGCAAAGGGAAAGTTGGATCTCTACGTGAGTAAGATGTTATCCGATGGAACCTTTCCTCTAGGAATGAATTTAGGAGAAGTGATCAACTCGGAACACGAAGAGATGGCTCCTTTTCTTGCGAGCGACGACCGAACTCTTTACTTTTCCAGCGACGGACACAAGGGACTTTCCATTTATATGACAAAAAGAATCGGAGAAGGATGGGACCAATGGACCAAACCTACCGAAGTTTCTGAAAATCTAAAAGGTGTGAATTTCTTTTCCATTCCCGCAAACAGCGACTGGGCTTATATCAGCAAAGAAGGACAGTTGTTTATGGCGTATCTTCCGAAAGAGATGCGCCCCGATAAGGTCGTTGTCATCAACGGCAAGGTCGTAGACACCGACGGAAACCCTCTCTCGGCCGATATACATTACGAATCCTTAAAGTCTCATGAGAAGATCGGAAGCGCAAAAAGCGATCCTTCCAACGGAAACTTTTCGATCGTCCTCCCTTTCGGAGAGAATTACGGTTTTTACGCTCAAAAGAAAGGATATCTTCCCGTTTCCCAAAATCTAAATTTGAGCTCCAAGAAAAAAATTCCCGAAAACGTGGAAGTCGTCTTACAATTGCCTCCGATCCGAGAACGAGGAACGATTCAAATCAATAACTTATTTTTCGAAACAAAGAGCTTTCAAATCGCTCAAGAATCCGTTCCGGAACTGGACAGACTGGCCGAGATCGTTAAAGAAAACCCCGAAATTGAAATTCAAATCGAAGGTCATACGGATAACGTAGGTAAGAAAAAAGACAACCTCCTCCTTTCCGAAAAACGCGCGTTAGCCGTCGCGGAATATCTTTCCAAAAAACATTCGATTCCGATGGAAAGAATCCAGACTCGCGGTTTTGGAGACAGCGTTCCCTTGAATAAAAATGATTCGGACGAAGACCGGAAGAAGAATCGAAGGGTGAACTTTACGATTTTGAAAAAGAAATGA
- a CDS encoding ABC transporter ATP-binding protein: MNIYKRLLKYSFKYKYRLISGVVLSFLVSVLNGASLTSLIPIFDSLGTGEKTSFEISLTKKDKALIQRYEEKDSFASVESIELKLAQWKIKLNSSLKTMSHDELVLLFCFIVFPVYLLKLIFLGAAVYCINSAGYLAIRDLRAELYAKAQTLPLNHFVQEKTGILMSRIINDVEVLGKLISADLKDAIIDFFYIITHLLLLLYLSWKMFLAVFIIVPLVMGPVSAFADKIRRATRNQQERLSSLNGHLQEVISGIRVIRAFSMEKVEADRFRELNQDLSDKTFQGHFYHQIGPSLTELFSSIVAVIFLSFGAYLMEDGTFSRGMFMAFFLTLIFLMRPFKQMSMLSNSIQSAISAGERVFELLDQETDIKNPQNPKFLKKMIKGIRFNNVTFSYPGSKNLAIQEINLDIPKGETIALVGASGAGKSTLVDLVPRLIDPQEGQIYLDDIDIRELDLSNLRKRIGIVAQQVFLFNGTIRENICYGNQGVTDEQLYAACEQAFAMEFILSFEEGFETIVGERGVMLSGGQRQRIAIARALLLNPEILILDEATSALDTESERLVQQALESLYKNRTVIIIAHRLSTVQIANRIFAMEDGRIVESGTHSELMQLDGKYKKLYDIQFAETAESV; encoded by the coding sequence ATGAACATCTATAAACGGCTCCTAAAGTATTCCTTCAAGTACAAATATAGACTGATTTCCGGGGTCGTACTTTCTTTTCTCGTTTCTGTCTTAAACGGGGCTTCCCTCACCTCTTTGATTCCGATCTTCGATTCCCTAGGAACCGGAGAAAAGACAAGTTTTGAAATTTCTCTCACAAAAAAAGACAAAGCCCTCATCCAACGTTACGAAGAAAAAGATTCTTTTGCGAGTGTTGAATCCATCGAGCTCAAACTCGCTCAGTGGAAGATTAAACTCAATTCTTCTCTTAAAACGATGAGTCATGACGAACTCGTTTTGCTTTTTTGTTTTATCGTTTTTCCCGTTTATCTTCTCAAGTTGATCTTTTTAGGCGCGGCCGTCTACTGCATCAACTCGGCGGGTTATCTCGCAATTCGAGATCTAAGGGCGGAGCTATACGCAAAAGCTCAAACGCTTCCTCTCAATCATTTTGTGCAGGAAAAAACCGGAATCTTGATGAGTAGAATCATCAACGACGTGGAAGTTCTCGGTAAACTGATCAGCGCCGATCTCAAAGACGCGATCATCGATTTTTTTTATATCATCACGCACCTCCTTCTTCTTCTCTATTTGAGTTGGAAAATGTTTCTGGCAGTTTTTATCATCGTTCCCCTTGTAATGGGTCCGGTTTCTGCGTTCGCGGATAAAATTCGAAGAGCCACCAGAAATCAACAAGAACGTCTGTCCTCGTTAAACGGACATTTGCAGGAAGTGATCTCCGGTATTCGCGTGATTCGAGCTTTCTCGATGGAAAAAGTCGAAGCCGATCGATTTCGGGAACTCAATCAGGATCTTTCGGATAAAACCTTCCAAGGACATTTTTATCATCAGATCGGCCCTTCTCTAACGGAATTATTCAGCTCGATCGTAGCGGTGATTTTTTTGAGCTTTGGCGCCTATCTTATGGAAGACGGAACGTTTTCCAGAGGGATGTTTATGGCGTTCTTCCTAACGTTGATTTTTCTCATGAGACCTTTCAAACAGATGAGCATGCTTTCGAACTCGATCCAGAGCGCGATCTCCGCGGGCGAAAGAGTGTTTGAACTTCTGGATCAAGAAACCGATATTAAAAATCCGCAAAATCCGAAATTCTTAAAGAAGATGATAAAAGGAATCCGGTTTAACAACGTAACCTTCAGTTATCCGGGTTCTAAAAATCTTGCGATCCAAGAAATCAATCTTGATATTCCGAAAGGAGAAACCATCGCTCTTGTAGGAGCTTCGGGTGCCGGGAAATCCACGTTAGTCGATCTTGTTCCTAGACTCATCGATCCGCAAGAAGGCCAAATTTATCTGGACGATATCGACATTCGAGAATTGGATCTGAGCAATCTTAGAAAAAGAATCGGAATCGTTGCACAACAGGTTTTTCTTTTTAACGGAACGATCCGAGAAAACATCTGTTACGGAAATCAAGGTGTAACTGACGAACAACTCTATGCGGCCTGCGAACAAGCCTTTGCGATGGAATTCATTCTTTCGTTTGAGGAAGGTTTTGAAACGATCGTGGGAGAAAGGGGCGTTATGCTTTCCGGCGGTCAGAGACAAAGAATCGCGATCGCAAGGGCGTTGCTTCTCAATCCTGAAATTCTCATCTTGGACGAAGCGACTTCGGCCCTCGATACGGAATCGGAAAGACTCGTCCAACAAGCCTTAGAATCCCTTTATAAAAATCGGACGGTGATTATCATCGCCCACCGACTTTCGACGGTGCAGATCGCAAATCGAATCTTTGCGATGGAAGACGGAAGAATCGTAGAATCCGGAACCCATTCCGAATTGATGCAATTGGACGGAAAATACAAAAAACTCTACGACATCCAATTCGCCGAAACGGCGGAAAGCGTTTAG